In Zunongwangia sp. HGR-M22, the sequence TAATGACAGACAATCAATCTTCTTTAGACATCGCCAGTCTAAACGAAAAAATTGAAAGAGAAAGTGCTTTCATAGATGTGTTAACAACAGAAATGAATAAAGTTATTGTTGGCCAAAAGCACATGGTAGAGCGTTTACTTATAGGTTTATTAGGACAGGGACATATTCTTTTAGAAGGTGTTCCCGGGCTTGCAAAAACCCTGGCAATTAATACATTATCACAGGCAGTGCATGGATCGTTTAGCCGTGTGCAGTTTACGCCAGATTTGCTACCAGCAGATGTTGTGGGTACGCTAATCTATAATATGAAAATCAATGATTTTAGTATAAAAAAGGGGCCAATTTTCGCCAATTTCGTTCTTGCAGATGAGATTAACCGTGCGCCCGCAAAAGTACAATCGGCCTTGTTAGAAGCCATGCAGGAAAAGCAGGTAACCATTGGTGACGAGACATTTAAGCTAGATAAACCGTTTTTGGTAATGGCTACGCAAAACCCTGTAGAGCAAGAAGGAACTTATCCTTTACCAGAAGCACAGGTCGATCGTTTTATGCTAAAAACAGTAATTAAATATCCACAATTAGAGGAAGAGCAGTTAATTATCCGCGCCAATCTAAAAGGAAGTTTTGAAAAAGTAAATCAGGTAGTTAGTATCGATCAAATTTTAAGAGCTCAGCAAACCGTTAGAGAGGTTTATATGGACGAAAAGATCGAGAAATACATTCTTGATATCATCTTTGCTACTCGTACTCCTGAAAAGTATAAACTTGAAGATTTAAAACCTTTAATTAATTTTGGAGCTTCTCCTCGTGGTAGCATCAACCTGGCAACTGCAGCAAAGTGTTATGCATTTATAAAGCGTAGA encodes:
- a CDS encoding AAA family ATPase, yielding MTDNQSSLDIASLNEKIERESAFIDVLTTEMNKVIVGQKHMVERLLIGLLGQGHILLEGVPGLAKTLAINTLSQAVHGSFSRVQFTPDLLPADVVGTLIYNMKINDFSIKKGPIFANFVLADEINRAPAKVQSALLEAMQEKQVTIGDETFKLDKPFLVMATQNPVEQEGTYPLPEAQVDRFMLKTVIKYPQLEEEQLIIRANLKGSFEKVNQVVSIDQILRAQQTVREVYMDEKIEKYILDIIFATRTPEKYKLEDLKPLINFGASPRGSINLATAAKCYAFIKRRGYVIPEDVRAVVYDVLRHRIGITYEAEAENITSEDIIAKIVNEIEVP